GTCGTTCGCGGCCAGGTCCAGCGCGTAGCAGTCACCCGCCGAGCCGGCCGGCAGGGAGCCCTGGAACACCTTGGGGGCGCCGAGGGTGCGGTCCGCGGGAGCGACCGTCTCACAGGTGGTGGAGGAGACCAGCGGCAGGTACGAGGCCCAGACCTGGGTCTGGGAGCCGGTGCCGTTCTCCACCTTCATCGTGTAGGTGCCCGCCTGGGTGGCGGGGCAGCGGACCGCTCCGTACGCGTAGTCCCCCGAACCCAGCACGTGCTCGCACGTCACGGCGGTGCCGGTGGGCGACACCAGCTTGGGCCGGATGATCCCGGGCGACGTGACGACCTGGAGGACGACCACGTCCGGCGCGGGCAGGGTGAGGGAGAAGGACGCCGTCGTGTTCGGCTCCACCGCGCAGTTGACGATCGTGCTCGGCTGCAGGGCCGTCGGGCAGGCGCCTGCCGCCTGGCCGCTCTGCTGGAGCGAGCGCACGACGGCCTCGCGCTCGGCCGCCGGATCGGTCTTCGGCGCCGTGGCTTCGGGCCCCGACACGGGAGCGGCGACGGCAGCGGGGGCGAGGGCGGGCGGCGGTGTCGCCGCGGCGGCGGATCCGCTCTGGCCGGTGAACGACGCCAGGAGGCCCAGCAGCAGGGCCCCGGACGCGACGGCGGCCCTGCCCTTCCCCGGTCTCTCGCGTCTTCTTCTGCCCGACGGCAGCAGTCTCAATGGAGCCCCCAGCTCAGCATGTCCCTGTCCGGTGAATGTCACGACGGGCAGGCGGAGCTTATATCCCCTCTACACGAGCCCCGCAGGGGGGCATCGCCGACGGGTCAGCTCCGCCCAGACCGTCTTGCCGACGAGGCGGTCCGAGACGCCCCAGTCGCCTGCGACGGCGTCCACGATGCGCAGGCCGTAGCCGGACTCCGCCCCGTACGCGTGCGGCTGCACGGCCGGGCGGCGGTCGCCGCGGGCGTCGGAGACCTCGACGCGCAGGACGTCCTCCAGCAGCGTCAGCTTCAGCTCGAAGTCCCGACCCGGGACGCGTCCGTGCCGGACGGCGTTGGCGGCGAGCTCGGCCACGAGCAGCCCGGCGTCCGCGGACAGGGCGGTGGATTCGGGGAAGCCCCACGCGTCGAGCTCGACGAGGGCCAGCTGCCGGGCGAGCCGGGCCCCGCGACGGGTGGCGGTGAAACGCTGAGTGAACACGCGTACGAGGGTCCGGGCGTGGCCGGAAGGTGCGGTCATGCCGCCAACATCCCGCCCGACCAGGGTCGTTCAACACCACCCACACTCGTACAAACCAACTGTACGAGTCCACTCCCTGGACAGGCGTGGTCACCGTCCGTGAGGCTTCCTCCGGGGAGGTGACCGCCATGGTGAGTGCCGACGACAGCGGTGACGGCGAGGTCGAGCCGGACGACAACCTGCGCTGCTTCGGCGAGACGGTCAAGGCCTCCCGCAAACGCGCCGGCCTGACCCAGGAGCAACTGGCTCCGCTGATCGGTTACTCGGTCCAGTACGTCGGCTCGGTGGAGCAGGGCCGCCGCCACCCGTCGCAGAAGTTCGTGAACAAGACGGAAGCGGTCCTGGACACCTTCGGCGTCATCGACATCGCCGCGAAGCAGCTGACGCGGCGGCGCGGCCTGGCGACGTGGTTCCGGCGGTGGGCGGAGCTGGAGGAGGTGGCCGTCACCCTCAATACGTACGAGTGCCGGTCCGTACCGGGCCTGCTCCAACCGGAGTCCTACGCCCGCGCCCTCATCGACAACGTCCCGCCGCTGGCCACCCCCGAGGAGGCGGAGGCCCGTGTCGCGGTCCGCCTGGAGCGGCAGAAGCTGCTGCACCGCACCCCGTACGCGCTCTTCAGCTTCGTCATCGAGCAGGCGCTGATCGAGCGGCGCACGGGCGGGCCGCAGGTCACGCGGGAGCTGATCGACCGCCTCCTGGAGTGGGGGGAGCTCCCCAACGTCGACATCCAGGTCATGCCGCTCGTCCAGCCGGTGCACGCGGGCACCGACGGCCCCTTCCGACTCCTGGAAACCGATGAACACGAGTGGCTGGGCTACAGCGAGGGACAGAAGACGGGCCAGGTCATCACCGACCCGAAAGCCATCAGCGTGCTCCACCAGCGGTATGCCAAACTTCGCATCCAGGCCCTCAATCCTGCTGACAGCACGGGCCTGTTGATGCGAATGCGAGGTTCCCTGTGAACAGCTCCGACTTGCGGTGGTTCAAGAGCAGCTACAGCGGGAGCCAGGGCGACAGCTGCGTCGAGGTCGCCCTCTCCTGGCACAAGTCCACGTACAGCGGAAGCGAGGGCGACGACTGCGTCGAGGTCGCCGCCTGCCCCGGTGCCGTGCACGTCCGGGACTCCAAGGTGACGGCCGGCCCCGAACTGGCCGTCACCCCGGGTGTCTGGACCGCGTTCCTGGGCGGCGTCACCGCCACCCGCTGAACGGCGGCGCGGCTACCGCTCCCCGGTCTCCTCCTCGCCGGGGAACCGGGCGAGCGGGGCCTCGCGCTCGAAGAACGTCTTGGCGCGGGTCAGTGCGCGCTCGTCGTCCCGGACCTGGCCGGGGCGGGAGCCGTTGCCGAGCAGGACGCCGCCGAAGCGCATGCCGAGGTAGGCGGCGGTGTTGTTG
This DNA window, taken from Streptomyces sp. TN58, encodes the following:
- a CDS encoding ATP-binding protein; amino-acid sequence: MTAPSGHARTLVRVFTQRFTATRRGARLARQLALVELDAWGFPESTALSADAGLLVAELAANAVRHGRVPGRDFELKLTLLEDVLRVEVSDARGDRRPAVQPHAYGAESGYGLRIVDAVAGDWGVSDRLVGKTVWAELTRRRCPPAGLV
- a CDS encoding helix-turn-helix domain-containing protein, producing the protein MVSADDSGDGEVEPDDNLRCFGETVKASRKRAGLTQEQLAPLIGYSVQYVGSVEQGRRHPSQKFVNKTEAVLDTFGVIDIAAKQLTRRRGLATWFRRWAELEEVAVTLNTYECRSVPGLLQPESYARALIDNVPPLATPEEAEARVAVRLERQKLLHRTPYALFSFVIEQALIERRTGGPQVTRELIDRLLEWGELPNVDIQVMPLVQPVHAGTDGPFRLLETDEHEWLGYSEGQKTGQVITDPKAISVLHQRYAKLRIQALNPADSTGLLMRMRGSL
- a CDS encoding DUF397 domain-containing protein — translated: MNSSDLRWFKSSYSGSQGDSCVEVALSWHKSTYSGSEGDDCVEVAACPGAVHVRDSKVTAGPELAVTPGVWTAFLGGVTATR